In Geobacter anodireducens, a genomic segment contains:
- a CDS encoding transcription elongation factor GreAB — MTKQHLVATIIARLEADLALFTAAALHAHAAATHEECQPDNKYDTTALEASYVAQGQANRAQEIRQSLEAYRSLELQEFDAGAPVRLSALVTLEDEAGRTRRLFIGPQAGGMKLADPAGEIVVITPASPLGNRLLGLAAGDEVQGVDAGKGKLYTIVAVT, encoded by the coding sequence ATGACCAAACAGCACCTCGTTGCCACGATTATTGCCCGGCTAGAGGCCGATCTGGCCTTGTTCACCGCTGCGGCCCTCCATGCCCATGCCGCTGCTACCCATGAAGAGTGTCAGCCGGACAACAAGTACGATACCACTGCGCTGGAGGCATCCTATGTCGCCCAGGGCCAGGCCAACCGGGCACAGGAGATCCGCCAGAGCCTGGAGGCGTACCGCTCGCTGGAACTGCAGGAGTTCGACGCCGGTGCGCCGGTGCGCTTGAGCGCCCTGGTGACTCTGGAGGACGAGGCGGGCAGGACGCGGCGGCTGTTCATCGGCCCCCAGGCCGGCGGGATGAAGCTGGCCGACCCGGCGGGCGAGATTGTGGTCATTACCCCTGCTTCTCCCCTGGGGAACAGGCTGCTCGGTCTTGCGGCGGGCGATGAAGTGCAGGGGGTAGACGCCGGCAAGGGGAAGCTTTACACCATCGTGGCTGTTACCTGA
- a CDS encoding LL-diaminopimelate aminotransferase, translating into MAKINDNYLKLKAGYLFPEIGRRVREFAAANPDAKVIRLGIGDVTRPLAPAVIKAFHEAVDDLATTENFAGYGPEQGYDWLINAIIEKSYKPLGVDLKTEEMFISDGSKCDCANILDIFALDNVVAIGDPVYPVYNDTNVMIGRTGEADDKGYYKGIVYMPCTEENGFIPSLPTEKVDIIYLCFPNNPTGTVATKAELKKWVDYAIASDAVIFFDAAYEAFITDPAIPHSIYEIEGAKKCAIEFRSFSKTAGFTGVRCGLVVVPEEVMGTTPTGERYSFNKLWLRRTTTKFNGASYPVQKAAAAVYSDEGWQQNKEIIDYYMENARIIREGLAAAGLTVYGGVNAPYIWLKTPGGMSSWDFFDKLLKECNVVGTPGSGFGPSGEGFFRLSAFGHRENVIEAVERIKKNLK; encoded by the coding sequence GTGGCAAAGATCAACGACAACTACCTGAAACTCAAGGCCGGCTACCTCTTCCCGGAGATCGGTCGCCGCGTGCGGGAGTTTGCCGCCGCCAACCCCGACGCCAAGGTCATCCGCCTCGGCATCGGCGACGTGACCCGCCCCCTGGCCCCGGCCGTGATCAAGGCGTTCCACGAGGCCGTGGACGACCTGGCCACCACCGAGAACTTCGCTGGGTACGGTCCGGAGCAGGGGTATGACTGGCTGATCAACGCCATCATCGAGAAGTCCTACAAGCCCCTGGGCGTGGACCTTAAGACCGAGGAGATGTTCATCTCCGACGGCTCCAAGTGCGACTGCGCCAACATCCTGGACATCTTCGCCCTGGACAACGTGGTCGCCATCGGCGACCCGGTCTACCCGGTCTACAACGACACCAATGTCATGATCGGCCGCACCGGCGAGGCCGACGACAAGGGCTACTACAAGGGCATCGTCTACATGCCCTGCACCGAGGAGAACGGCTTCATCCCATCCCTCCCGACGGAGAAGGTGGACATCATCTACCTCTGCTTCCCCAACAACCCCACCGGCACCGTGGCCACCAAGGCCGAGCTGAAGAAGTGGGTCGACTACGCCATTGCCAGCGACGCCGTCATCTTCTTCGACGCCGCCTACGAGGCCTTTATCACCGATCCCGCCATCCCCCACTCCATCTACGAGATCGAAGGGGCCAAGAAGTGCGCCATCGAATTCCGCTCCTTCTCCAAGACCGCCGGCTTCACCGGCGTCCGCTGCGGCCTCGTGGTCGTGCCGGAAGAGGTCATGGGGACCACGCCGACGGGCGAGCGGTACAGCTTCAACAAGCTCTGGCTGCGCCGCACCACCACCAAGTTCAACGGCGCCTCCTACCCGGTCCAGAAGGCCGCCGCCGCGGTCTACTCCGACGAGGGGTGGCAGCAGAACAAAGAGATCATCGACTACTACATGGAGAATGCCCGGATCATCCGCGAAGGGCTCGCCGCCGCCGGCCTTACCGTCTACGGCGGGGTCAACGCCCCCTACATCTGGCTCAAGACTCCGGGCGGCATGAGCTCCTGGGACTTCTTCGACAAGCTGCTGAAAGAGTGCAACGTGGTCGGCACCCCCGGCTCCGGTTTCGGCCCCAGCGGCGAAGGGTTCTTCCGGCTGTCGGCCTTCGGCCACCGGGAGAATGTGATTGAGGCGGTGGAGAGGATAAAGAAGAATTTGAAGTAG
- a CDS encoding 4-hydroxy-tetrahydrodipicolinate reductase: MTKIAVCGAAGRMGQRIIVAAREAGCTVSGALERPGHEMVGQDAGLIAGCGALGIAISDDLNAVVEGCDVLIDFTTPKVSLKNLEVCALKKKSIVIGSTGFTPEERALAVELARDIPAVLAPNMSVGVNVCFKILKDVAKTLGDDFDVEIVELHHNKKKDAPSGTAVRMGEVVAEALGRDYNKVATYHREGICGERTKEEIGMQTVRGGDIVGEHTVYFIGMGERIEISHRAMTRDMFSRGSVRAAQWVVGKQPGLYDMQDVLGLK; this comes from the coding sequence ATGACCAAGATAGCTGTCTGCGGCGCCGCCGGGCGCATGGGCCAGAGGATCATCGTTGCCGCCAGGGAGGCGGGCTGCACCGTCTCCGGCGCCCTGGAGCGGCCGGGCCACGAGATGGTCGGGCAGGATGCTGGCCTCATCGCCGGCTGCGGCGCCCTGGGCATCGCCATTTCCGACGACCTCAACGCCGTCGTCGAAGGGTGCGACGTCCTCATCGACTTCACCACCCCCAAGGTTTCCCTCAAGAACCTGGAGGTCTGCGCCCTCAAGAAAAAGTCCATCGTCATCGGCTCCACCGGCTTCACCCCCGAGGAGCGCGCCCTGGCCGTGGAACTGGCCCGGGATATCCCGGCGGTGCTGGCCCCCAACATGAGCGTCGGGGTCAACGTCTGCTTCAAGATTCTCAAGGACGTGGCCAAGACCCTGGGCGACGACTTCGACGTGGAGATCGTCGAGCTGCACCACAACAAGAAAAAGGACGCCCCCAGCGGCACCGCCGTCCGCATGGGCGAGGTGGTGGCCGAGGCCCTGGGCCGCGACTACAACAAGGTGGCCACCTACCACCGCGAGGGAATCTGCGGCGAACGGACCAAGGAAGAGATCGGCATGCAGACCGTGCGCGGCGGCGACATCGTCGGCGAGCACACCGTCTACTTCATCGGCATGGGCGAGCGGATCGAGATCTCCCACCGGGCCATGACCCGCGACATGTTCTCCCGCGGCTCCGTCCGGGCCGCCCAGTGGGTGGTGGGGAAGCAGCCGGGCCTCTACGACATGCAGGACGTCCTGGGCCTTAAATAA
- a CDS encoding argininosuccinate synthase, whose protein sequence is MAKVHKDVKKIVLAYSGGLDTSIILKWLKNEYGCEVIAFSADLGQGDELAPIRDKAIATGADKVYIDDLKEEFVRDFVFPMFRANAIYEGHYLLGTSIARPLIAKRQMEIAKIEGADAVSHGATGKGNDQVRFELAYYHFDPAITVVVPWREWKLNSRQALVNYARKNGIPIPVTKKRPWSSDRNLLHISFEGGILEDTWAEPPENMYVLTKAPEKAPNKPQFVEIEFKNGNAVAVDGEKMSPAQLLAHLNYIGGEHGIGRVDLLENRSVGMKSRGVYETPGGTILREAHSAVEQITMDREVMRIRDSLIPEYARQVYAGYWFSPEREMLQTLIDDSQKCVNGVARVKLYKGHCRTVGRKSETNSLFNLDFATFEKDQVFNQADATGFIKINSLRLRIRALMQGKK, encoded by the coding sequence ATGGCCAAAGTGCACAAAGACGTGAAAAAGATCGTCCTTGCCTATTCGGGCGGACTCGACACATCCATCATTCTCAAGTGGCTCAAGAACGAGTACGGCTGCGAGGTCATCGCCTTCTCGGCCGACCTGGGCCAAGGGGACGAACTGGCGCCGATCCGGGACAAGGCCATCGCCACCGGTGCAGACAAGGTCTACATCGACGATTTGAAGGAAGAGTTCGTCAGGGATTTCGTGTTCCCCATGTTCCGCGCCAACGCCATCTATGAGGGGCACTACCTCCTGGGCACCTCCATTGCCCGGCCTCTCATCGCCAAGCGCCAGATGGAGATTGCGAAGATCGAGGGGGCCGACGCCGTCTCCCACGGCGCCACCGGCAAGGGGAACGACCAGGTCCGCTTCGAGCTGGCCTACTACCACTTCGACCCGGCCATCACCGTGGTGGTCCCCTGGCGCGAGTGGAAGCTCAACAGCCGCCAGGCCCTGGTGAACTACGCCAGGAAGAACGGGATCCCGATCCCGGTCACCAAGAAGCGTCCCTGGTCCTCGGACCGCAACCTCCTCCACATCTCCTTCGAAGGCGGCATCCTGGAAGATACCTGGGCCGAGCCCCCCGAGAACATGTACGTGCTGACCAAGGCGCCGGAAAAGGCCCCCAACAAGCCCCAGTTCGTGGAGATCGAGTTCAAGAACGGGAACGCCGTGGCGGTTGACGGCGAGAAGATGAGCCCGGCCCAGCTCCTGGCCCACCTGAACTACATCGGCGGCGAGCACGGCATCGGCCGGGTCGATCTCCTGGAGAACCGCTCCGTGGGCATGAAGTCCCGGGGCGTGTACGAGACCCCCGGCGGCACCATCCTGCGCGAGGCCCACTCGGCGGTGGAGCAGATCACCATGGACCGCGAGGTCATGCGGATCCGCGACTCCCTCATCCCCGAGTACGCCCGCCAGGTCTATGCCGGCTACTGGTTCTCGCCGGAGCGGGAGATGCTCCAGACCCTGATCGACGATTCCCAGAAGTGCGTGAACGGCGTGGCCCGGGTGAAACTCTACAAGGGGCACTGCCGCACCGTGGGGCGCAAGTCCGAGACCAACTCCCTCTTCAATCTGGACTTCGCCACCTTCGAGAAGGATCAGGTCTTCAACCAGGCCGACGCCACCGGCTTCATCAAGATCAACAGCCTGCGGCTGCGGATCAGAGCGCTCATGCAGGGGAAGAAGTAG
- a CDS encoding cupin, with protein sequence MYQEPAPGLYRHYKGGEYRVVGTARHSETDEPMVVYRCLYDNDSLWVRPLAMFLGTVAVDGTELPRFSLVARDRAGGPVATELIAGLGLERHPEGGWYRETYRAAGTIPGTLLPGQVGGERSFSTAIYFLLERGDISALHRIRSDELWHFHAGAPLIVHVITPAGSSYALTLGSDPAAGEAFQAVVPAGCWFGAETTGDYSLVGCTVAPGFDFADFEMGNRVDLLGRFPAHADIIRRLTRDGD encoded by the coding sequence ATGTACCAAGAACCGGCGCCGGGGCTCTACCGGCACTACAAGGGGGGTGAGTACCGGGTGGTCGGCACGGCCCGCCACAGCGAGACGGACGAGCCCATGGTGGTCTACCGGTGCCTCTACGACAACGATTCCCTCTGGGTACGGCCGCTGGCGATGTTCCTGGGAACGGTGGCCGTGGACGGCACCGAACTTCCCCGCTTCAGCCTTGTGGCCCGCGACCGCGCCGGCGGACCGGTAGCCACGGAGCTGATTGCCGGCCTCGGCCTGGAGCGCCATCCGGAGGGTGGCTGGTACCGGGAAACCTACCGGGCGGCCGGGACCATTCCCGGCACGCTTCTGCCGGGACAGGTCGGCGGCGAGCGCTCCTTTTCGACCGCCATCTACTTTTTGCTGGAGCGGGGCGATATCTCGGCCCTGCACCGGATCAGGTCCGACGAATTGTGGCACTTCCATGCCGGGGCGCCCCTGATCGTGCATGTGATCACCCCGGCGGGCAGCAGCTATGCCCTGACGTTGGGGAGCGATCCGGCGGCAGGGGAAGCGTTTCAGGCGGTGGTGCCGGCGGGGTGCTGGTTCGGCGCCGAGACCACGGGCGATTATTCCCTGGTGGGGTGCACCGTGGCCCCTGGTTTCGATTTTGCCGATTTCGAGATGGGGAACCGCGTCGATCTGCTCGGCCGATTCCCGGCCCATGCCGACATCATCCGGCGGCTGACCAGGGACGGGGACTGA
- a CDS encoding argininosuccinate lyase gives MAHEKLWGGRFSEPTDQFVEEFTASIDFDKRLYHQDIRGSIAHARMLGKQGILPMAEVEKIVAGLQEVLARIEAGKFDFSVALEDIHMNIEARLTEKIGEAGKRLHTGRSRNDQVALDIRLYLRDEIVEISAYLDMLVDSLIYQAEANLGVIMPGYTHLQTAQPILFSHHMMAYVEMFTRDKGRMEDCLRRMNALPLGAGALAGTTFPIDREYVAELLDFPAVTRNSLDSVSDRDFALEFMGASSILMMHLSRFSEELILWSTSEFKFVELTDSFCTGSSIMPQKKNPDVPELVRGKTGRVYGNLMALLTVMKALPLAYNKDMQEDKEPLFDTIDTVKGSLKIFADMVREMRINAGNMRAAAAKGFSTATDVADYLVRQGMPFRDAHEVVGKTVAYCIANGKDLPDLTMDEWQGFSDKIGEDIFDAITLEASVNARAATGGTALERVRAEIERAKVGR, from the coding sequence ATGGCACACGAAAAACTCTGGGGCGGCCGCTTTTCCGAGCCGACCGATCAATTCGTCGAGGAATTCACCGCTTCCATCGACTTCGACAAGCGGCTCTACCATCAGGACATCCGGGGATCCATTGCCCACGCGCGGATGCTGGGCAAGCAGGGCATCCTCCCCATGGCCGAGGTTGAAAAGATCGTGGCGGGGCTCCAGGAGGTCCTTGCCCGGATCGAGGCCGGGAAGTTCGACTTCTCCGTGGCCCTGGAAGACATCCACATGAACATCGAGGCGCGTCTCACGGAAAAGATCGGCGAGGCCGGCAAGCGGCTCCACACCGGCCGTTCGCGCAACGACCAGGTTGCCCTCGACATCCGCCTCTACCTGCGGGACGAGATCGTGGAGATCTCCGCCTACCTGGATATGCTGGTGGACTCCCTCATTTACCAGGCGGAAGCCAACCTGGGCGTCATCATGCCCGGCTACACCCACCTGCAGACCGCCCAGCCCATCCTCTTCTCCCACCACATGATGGCCTACGTGGAGATGTTCACCCGGGACAAGGGGCGGATGGAGGACTGCCTGCGGCGGATGAACGCCCTTCCGCTCGGCGCCGGCGCCCTGGCCGGGACCACTTTCCCCATCGACCGGGAGTACGTGGCCGAGTTGCTGGACTTCCCCGCCGTGACCCGCAACTCCCTCGATTCGGTATCGGACCGGGACTTCGCCCTGGAGTTCATGGGGGCCTCCTCGATCCTCATGATGCACCTCTCCCGCTTCTCCGAAGAGCTGATCCTCTGGTCCACCAGCGAGTTCAAGTTCGTGGAGCTGACCGATTCCTTCTGCACCGGCTCCTCGATCATGCCCCAGAAGAAGAACCCGGACGTGCCGGAACTGGTCCGCGGCAAGACCGGCCGGGTCTACGGCAACCTCATGGCGCTCCTCACGGTCATGAAGGCTCTGCCCCTGGCCTACAACAAGGACATGCAGGAAGACAAGGAGCCCCTCTTCGACACCATCGACACCGTGAAGGGGAGCCTCAAGATTTTCGCCGACATGGTGCGGGAGATGCGGATCAACGCCGGGAACATGCGGGCCGCGGCCGCCAAGGGATTCTCCACCGCCACCGACGTGGCCGACTACCTGGTCCGCCAGGGGATGCCCTTCCGCGACGCCCACGAGGTGGTGGGGAAGACCGTGGCCTACTGCATCGCCAACGGCAAAGATCTCCCGGACCTGACCATGGATGAATGGCAGGGGTTCTCGGACAAGATCGGCGAGGACATCTTCGACGCGATCACCCTGGAAGCGTCGGTCAACGCCCGGGCCGCCACCGGCGGCACGGCCCTGGAGCGGGTCAGGGCGGAGATCGAGCGGGCCAAAGTGGGGAGATAG
- a CDS encoding 4-hydroxy-tetrahydrodipicolinate synthase (catalyzes the formation of dihydrodipicolinate from L-aspartate 4-semialdehyde and pyruvate in lysine and diaminopimelate biosynthesis) encodes MFKGSIVAIVTPFANGAVDQEKLRELVEFQITNGTDAIVPCGTTGESSTLDYDEHMDVVKIVIDQVNKRVPVIAGTGSNSTAEAIELSRKAKDAGADGVLLVTPYYNKPTQEGLVRHYTAIADAVAIPQILYNVPGRTGVNMLPDTVARLAPHKNIVAIKEATGSLQQASEILALCGDQIDVLSGDDFITFPMMACGAKGVISVLANIMPKAVADLTDAFFAGDLETARRLHLNTLKISNAMFIESNPIPVKTALGLMGKCSDEVRLPLCPMSEGNKAKLAAIMKEYQLI; translated from the coding sequence ATGTTCAAGGGAAGCATTGTCGCCATCGTCACCCCGTTCGCCAACGGCGCGGTGGACCAGGAGAAACTGCGGGAACTCGTGGAGTTCCAGATCACCAACGGCACCGACGCCATCGTTCCGTGCGGCACCACCGGCGAATCATCGACGCTGGACTATGACGAGCACATGGATGTGGTGAAGATCGTCATCGACCAGGTGAACAAGCGGGTCCCGGTCATCGCCGGCACCGGCTCCAATTCCACCGCCGAGGCCATCGAGCTCTCCCGCAAGGCCAAGGATGCCGGGGCAGACGGCGTGCTGCTGGTCACCCCCTACTACAACAAGCCGACCCAGGAGGGGCTCGTCCGCCACTACACCGCCATCGCCGATGCCGTGGCAATCCCCCAGATCCTCTACAACGTACCGGGCCGCACCGGGGTCAACATGCTCCCCGACACCGTGGCGCGACTGGCGCCCCACAAGAACATCGTCGCCATCAAGGAGGCCACCGGCTCGCTCCAGCAGGCCTCGGAGATCCTGGCCCTCTGCGGCGACCAGATCGATGTCCTCTCGGGCGACGACTTCATCACCTTCCCCATGATGGCCTGTGGCGCCAAGGGGGTCATCTCGGTGCTGGCCAACATCATGCCCAAGGCCGTGGCCGACCTGACCGACGCCTTCTTTGCCGGTGACCTGGAGACGGCGCGCCGGCTCCACCTGAACACCCTCAAGATCAGCAACGCCATGTTCATAGAGTCGAACCCGATCCCGGTGAAGACGGCGCTGGGCCTCATGGGCAAGTGCTCCGACGAGGTCCGCCTCCCGCTCTGCCCCATGTCTGAGGGGAACAAGGCGAAGCTGGCTGCCATCATGAAAGAGTACCAGTTGATTTAA
- a CDS encoding diaminopimelate decarboxylase, giving the protein MNHFQYKGNELHAEEVPLKEIVARVGSPVYVYSHATLTRHFTAFDEAFAGVPHTICYSVKANSTQAVLRTFITLGGGADIVSGGELYRALQAGVDPKKVVYSGVGKKDDEIEYALNTGILMFNVESEQELTRISEIASRMGKKAGIAIRVNPDVDPQTHPYITTGLKNAKFGITIDRAMTEYARAKTLPGIDVIGIDMHIGSQLTKVTPFVDSIEKLKAMIANLRGQGIDLQYFDCGGGLGIQYSTEEPPLPADYGKEIVAATKELGMHLLFEPGRNIVGNAGILVATCLFTKERDEKNFIMIDAGMNDLARPALYGSFHGVQPVVKDQDGMIVADIVGPICESGDFLVKDREVPMFRQGDLMAFMSAGAYGFAMSSTYNSRPRVAEVMVKGNQFEVVRERETVEDLIRGERVPSFL; this is encoded by the coding sequence ATGAATCACTTTCAGTACAAAGGGAACGAGCTCCACGCCGAGGAGGTTCCGCTCAAGGAGATCGTGGCCCGGGTAGGCAGCCCGGTCTATGTCTATTCCCACGCCACCCTGACCCGGCACTTCACTGCCTTTGACGAGGCCTTTGCCGGCGTCCCCCACACCATCTGCTACTCGGTCAAGGCCAACTCCACCCAGGCAGTGCTCAGGACCTTCATCACCCTGGGCGGCGGCGCCGACATCGTTTCCGGCGGCGAGCTCTACCGCGCCCTCCAGGCCGGCGTGGACCCGAAAAAGGTGGTCTATTCCGGCGTAGGCAAGAAGGACGACGAGATCGAGTACGCCCTGAACACCGGCATCCTCATGTTCAACGTGGAGTCGGAGCAGGAGCTGACCCGCATCTCCGAGATCGCCTCCCGCATGGGCAAGAAGGCGGGCATCGCCATCCGGGTCAACCCCGACGTGGACCCCCAGACCCATCCCTACATCACCACGGGCCTCAAGAACGCCAAGTTCGGCATCACCATTGACCGGGCCATGACCGAATACGCCCGCGCCAAGACGCTCCCCGGCATCGACGTGATCGGCATCGACATGCACATCGGCTCCCAGCTGACCAAGGTCACTCCCTTCGTGGACTCCATCGAGAAGCTGAAGGCGATGATCGCCAACCTGCGCGGCCAGGGGATCGACCTGCAGTACTTCGACTGCGGCGGCGGCCTGGGGATCCAGTACAGCACCGAAGAGCCGCCGCTCCCCGCCGACTACGGCAAGGAGATCGTCGCGGCCACCAAGGAGCTGGGCATGCACCTGCTCTTCGAGCCGGGCCGCAACATCGTGGGCAACGCCGGCATCCTGGTGGCCACGTGCCTCTTCACCAAAGAGCGTGACGAGAAGAACTTCATCATGATCGACGCCGGCATGAACGACCTGGCCCGTCCGGCCCTCTACGGCTCCTTCCACGGCGTGCAGCCGGTGGTCAAGGACCAGGACGGCATGATCGTGGCCGACATCGTGGGTCCCATCTGCGAGTCGGGCGACTTCCTGGTGAAGGACCGGGAGGTACCCATGTTCCGCCAGGGCGATCTGATGGCCTTCATGTCGGCCGGCGCCTACGGCTTCGCCATGAGCAGCACCTACAACAGCCGTCCCCGGGTGGCCGAGGTGATGGTCAAGGGGAACCAGTTCGAAGTGGTCCGCGAGCGGGAGACGGTGGAAGACCTGATCCGGGGCGAGCGGGTGCCGTCGTTCCTGTAA
- a CDS encoding ABC transporter ATP-binding protein: protein MISTNNISLAYGKRVIFKDVNIKFVPGNCYGLIGANGAGKSTFLKILAGLSEPDSGTVSVGPRERISFLKQDQFAFDEHTVFNTVIMGNPRLYEVMHEREAIYAKAEFTEEDGIRSAELEAEFAEMDGYEAESEAAVLLNGLGIPEELRHKQMKELEGGEKVRVLLAQALFGNPDVLLLDEPTNHLDLKTIAWLEDFLARFNNTVIVVSHDRHFLNQVCTHVADIDFGRIQVYVGNYDFWYQASQLTLKQKQDESRKIADKAAELKEFIQRFSSNASKAKQATSRKKLLEKLTVEEMPVSSRKYPYVVFKPERPCGDVILEISGLSKEIDGVQVFKDLDLIVGKGDKIAFVGANSLAKTTLFQILAGELEPDAGTFRWGVTITSAYFPKENGSYFDNDLNLIEWLGQFAPPTEGESFARGFLGRMLFSGDEATKKASVLSGGERVRCMLARMMLLGANALVLDEPTNHLDLESITALNNGLIAFSEVVLFASHDHEFVNTLANRIVEFTPGGIIDRKMTFDDYLESAEVAEERDRLCQGHCDLTL, encoded by the coding sequence ATGATAAGTACCAACAACATCAGCTTGGCCTACGGCAAGCGGGTCATCTTCAAGGACGTGAACATCAAGTTCGTGCCCGGCAACTGCTACGGCCTGATCGGCGCCAACGGCGCCGGCAAGTCCACCTTCCTCAAGATTCTGGCGGGGCTGTCCGAGCCCGATTCCGGCACGGTCAGCGTCGGCCCGCGCGAGCGGATTTCCTTTCTGAAGCAGGACCAGTTCGCCTTTGACGAGCACACGGTCTTCAACACCGTCATCATGGGCAATCCCCGGCTGTACGAGGTGATGCACGAGCGCGAGGCGATCTACGCCAAGGCCGAGTTCACCGAGGAGGACGGCATCCGCTCCGCCGAGCTGGAGGCCGAGTTCGCCGAGATGGACGGCTACGAGGCGGAGTCCGAGGCGGCGGTGCTGCTGAACGGTCTGGGAATCCCGGAAGAGCTGCGCCACAAGCAGATGAAGGAGCTGGAGGGGGGCGAGAAGGTGCGGGTGCTGCTGGCCCAGGCGCTGTTCGGCAACCCTGATGTACTGCTCCTGGACGAGCCCACCAACCACCTGGACCTGAAGACCATCGCCTGGCTGGAGGATTTCCTGGCCCGGTTCAACAACACGGTGATCGTGGTCTCCCACGACCGGCATTTCCTCAACCAGGTCTGCACCCATGTGGCGGACATCGACTTCGGCCGCATCCAGGTCTATGTGGGCAACTACGATTTCTGGTACCAGGCCAGCCAGCTGACCCTGAAGCAGAAGCAGGACGAGAGCCGGAAAATCGCCGACAAGGCGGCCGAGCTGAAGGAGTTCATCCAGCGCTTCAGCTCCAACGCCTCCAAGGCCAAGCAGGCCACCTCCCGCAAGAAGCTGCTGGAGAAGCTGACCGTGGAGGAGATGCCGGTGTCGTCCCGCAAGTACCCCTACGTGGTTTTCAAGCCGGAGCGCCCCTGCGGCGACGTCATCCTGGAGATCAGCGGCCTCTCCAAGGAGATCGACGGGGTCCAGGTGTTCAAGGACCTGGACCTGATCGTGGGGAAAGGGGACAAGATCGCCTTTGTGGGCGCCAACAGCCTGGCCAAGACCACCCTGTTCCAGATCCTGGCCGGCGAGCTGGAGCCGGACGCGGGCACGTTCCGCTGGGGGGTGACCATCACCAGCGCCTATTTCCCCAAGGAGAACGGCAGCTATTTTGACAACGATCTGAACCTGATCGAGTGGCTGGGCCAGTTTGCTCCGCCGACGGAAGGGGAGAGCTTTGCCCGGGGCTTCCTCGGTAGGATGCTCTTCTCCGGCGACGAGGCCACCAAGAAGGCGTCGGTCCTTTCCGGCGGCGAGCGGGTCCGCTGCATGCTGGCGCGGATGATGCTGTTGGGCGCCAATGCCCTGGTGCTGGACGAGCCCACCAACCACCTGGACCTGGAGTCGATCACCGCCCTGAACAACGGCCTGATCGCCTTCAGCGAGGTGGTGCTCTTTGCCTCCCACGACCACGAGTTCGTCAACACCCTGGCCAACCGGATCGTGGAGTTCACCCCCGGCGGGATCATTGACCGGAAGATGACCTTCGACGACTACCTGGAGAGCGCCGAGGTGGCCGAGGAACGGGATCGGCTCTGCCAGGGGCACTGCGACCTGACGCTCTAG
- a CDS encoding DNA mismatch repair protein MutT, with product MAEKAFKKDHIVTSVVAVIVDDEGQVLLTKRNVNPFKGEWVMPGGKIDLGEPIIAALQREVMEEVGLQVEVEDLIDVFEHVTPGEDNYHFIILYYLCHPIYCDIDHNRAEVEEARWVPRGELAGYTMPEGTRFILGKVFPELCSCET from the coding sequence ATGGCCGAGAAAGCATTCAAGAAAGACCACATCGTCACCTCTGTCGTGGCCGTCATCGTGGACGATGAGGGCCAGGTGCTCCTCACCAAGCGGAACGTGAATCCCTTCAAGGGCGAATGGGTCATGCCCGGGGGGAAGATTGACCTGGGCGAGCCGATCATTGCGGCCCTCCAGCGGGAGGTTATGGAAGAGGTGGGGCTCCAGGTGGAGGTGGAAGACCTCATCGACGTGTTCGAGCACGTGACCCCGGGGGAGGACAACTACCACTTCATTATCCTCTACTACCTCTGCCACCCCATCTACTGCGACATCGACCATAACCGGGCCGAGGTGGAGGAGGCTCGCTGGGTTCCCCGCGGGGAGCTGGCGGGCTACACAATGCCCGAAGGGACCCGTTTCATCCTCGGCAAGGTATTTCCGGAGCTCTGCAGTTGCGAGACATGA